The nucleotide sequence CGCCAGTTCGCACTGAGCGGTGGCAATGGCGCGCAGCATTTCGTCAGCAACGCCGCGGCTGTTGACCAGCGCGGCCACGCCGCCAATGGCGGTGATGGCAAGAACGCTGACGATCCATTCGATGCGGTTGCTCATCACCACCGCAACCTTAGTTCCTTGCCGAACGCCGAATTGCGTCTTCAGGGCATGGGAAAGCGCACCAGCCTTAGCGAATCCGTCAGCATATGTCAGGCTGCGGCCATCCTGAACGACCATGACACTGTCGGCATGTTCCATCGCTTGCCAGTAAAGCCCGGCAAGATTGCGCGGCGCGCCTGCAAACACTTCTTGCGGGATGCCGCGCACCATGACGGTTTCCAACCGGTGCGTGCCGTCTGGCCCCAGCATGCGTTGTGCAAGCGGGTCGGCAGCGTTGGCCAGCCATGTCGAATTCGGCACCTTTGTTCTCCAACATCTTGCGTCGCCATGCCATTTGTCGAGACAAGCGGGTCTGATGTCATTATGCAATGCCTGAAGCGTAATCAATCAATAGCGCAAGAATTTGGGAAGGATGCCGGTGTCCACGAGAATTGAAGGCAACGTGGCGGCCGAATGGCGGGCAAACTGGACGGTGGTCATGGCAGCATGCGCAGGCATGGCTATGGCGTCGATCATTTCTTACTCCAGCGGCCTGTTTATCGAACCGTTCGAACGCGAATTTGGGTGGAGCCGGGTGCAGATCATGTCCGGCCATTCGATTGCCGCGACTATCGCCGCTATCTGCGCCCCGTTCATGGGCGTTCTGGTAGATCGCTATGGCCCCCGGCGAATCGGCATTGCAGCGGTTTTCACAATTTGCGGATCAATCGCGCTGTTCAGCCAAACCGGGCCGGACATCTGGCACTGGCGGCTGCTGTGGCTGCCAATGACTTTGGGCATCGTGCTGGTTCAACCGATGGTCTGGACTGCAGCGGTTACCAGCCTGTTCTCAGCCGGGCGCGGTCTTGCGCTGGCCGTAACCTTGTGCGGTAGCAGCCTTGCGTCCATCGTGGTTCCCAAGATGACGCACTCGTTGATCGAGGCATTCGGCTGGCGACTGGCGTGGGTCGGCCTCGGTTCGATCTGGCTGGTGATTGCCATGCCCTTGATCTGGTTCTTCTTTACCAGCGTGGTCGATCGCGACCGCACCCGCCGAACTGAAAAGGTAGCTCCGGTAGTCCGTGCCTCGGTCTGGCAAAGCGGCATCCTGTCATGGCGCTTTCCGGTACTGCTCGTCGCAGGCGTGAGCATTGCGCTGGTCGTCGTCACGATGGTGGTCAGCATTGTTCCCGTATTGTCTGCCAGCGGCATTGCACGCGGGGATGCCGCATGGATCGCAGGATTGGTCGGGTTCACGGCCATTTTCGGCCGCCTTGCCATTGGTTCATTGCTGGATCGGATGGACGGGCGTCTGATTGCGGCCGCCTGCGTATCGATGCCGATTGTGGCGATTTTCCTGCTGATCGCGTTGCCCGGATCGATTGTTGCAGCCGCGATTGCGGTGTTGATCTTCGGCTTCTCGCTTGGCGCTGAACTCGATATCGTCGCTTACCTTACATCGCGCTATTTCGGGCGGGAGAACTTCGGCTTCCTGTTTGGCACGATTGGCGGCTGCTTGGGCTTTGCCAGCGGCAACGGGCCAGTGGCATTGAATGCCGTCTATGATGCGACCGGCAGCTATACCCCCGCATTGTGGGCCGCAATTCCATTGTGCCTGCTTTCGGCGGCGCTGTTCCTGTGCCTTGGCCGCTATCCCGATGCCGCGCCCTTGCAACCCGTTGCAGCTTGAGAGGCCTTGGCGGTGGGAAACCGGCTTTCGCACATAAAACGATAGGATACCTGTATCATGGCCGAAAAGAGCCTTCGCACCATCATCATTGGCGCCGGAATGGCGGGCATGCTTGCCGGAATCAAGCTGCTCGAACGCGGCGAGACCGACTTCGTCATTTATGAAAAGGGCGCTTCGGCAGGCGGCACCTGGCGTGAAAACACTTATCCGGGCCTTGCCTGCGACACGCCTGCGCACAGCTATTCCTATTCCTTCGCGCTCAACCCGGAATGGAGCGCGTTCTATGCGCCGGGGACGGAGATCAAGGCCTACTTCGAAGGCATTGCGCAGCGCTATGGCCTTCTGCCCTATATCCGCTTCAACACCGAAATCGAACGCTGCGACTGGCGCGATGGCCGCTGGCACGTGACGACCAAGGCGGGCGATACCGATTCGTCGGACATTCTGGTGGCCGCCAGCGGCGTGCTGCATC is from Novosphingobium sp. MMS21-SN21R and encodes:
- a CDS encoding MFS transporter, with translation MSTRIEGNVAAEWRANWTVVMAACAGMAMASIISYSSGLFIEPFEREFGWSRVQIMSGHSIAATIAAICAPFMGVLVDRYGPRRIGIAAVFTICGSIALFSQTGPDIWHWRLLWLPMTLGIVLVQPMVWTAAVTSLFSAGRGLALAVTLCGSSLASIVVPKMTHSLIEAFGWRLAWVGLGSIWLVIAMPLIWFFFTSVVDRDRTRRTEKVAPVVRASVWQSGILSWRFPVLLVAGVSIALVVVTMVVSIVPVLSASGIARGDAAWIAGLVGFTAIFGRLAIGSLLDRMDGRLIAAACVSMPIVAIFLLIALPGSIVAAAIAVLIFGFSLGAELDIVAYLTSRYFGRENFGFLFGTIGGCLGFASGNGPVALNAVYDATGSYTPALWAAIPLCLLSAALFLCLGRYPDAAPLQPVAA